TCAATATTTCATGCCAACCTTAGTGCATAAAAAGTATGTTAATAGAAACTCTTCCTTTTGAATCAAGTATGAGGCAGGAAGTAAACTTAGAATAAGAGGCAGCCCCATCTCCTCTCAAGGATTATTTTCCTGGGATTTGAGGGGTTGGGGTACATCTTACTTCAGTTGATATTAGGATAGGGAAACTGAAATTTAAATGGCATATACAGATTAAGGAAATTAAgctagaatttaaatttaaaaagaaaaaaaattgactgtATTTTAGTTCACCTGGACATGATCCAAAACTCCATCTCCATTAATATCAGCATGTAGTCCACCCTCTTGAAGATGAAGCTGGTGGATTAGGTATTCACATCAGAACTAAAATTGTCAGAACTTGGGGAATTTATATATGGCATGTCTCAGTAGTAAGAATATAGATGAGTGACATGAAAAATTTCAACTATGAAAATGAAGCTGATATGGCATCTGAAGTTAAATTGTGGAGAAGGCATAGAGAGACATATATCATATTACATTATATGAAAAACAAGAAATTGCCAACTGTTTTTTAATATGGCATGCCAATGTGTGCTATACACTTGAAAAAAGGAAACTACAGTTAAGCAAATTTGATGCTAAATAAAGTGATTTATACAGCCCACCACAAGCATTGGTAAATACAGGGTTGTTAAACATGCACTTTAAAGAGATCTCAAATATGCTAACTTGCGAaggtatatattatatgatgagcaattaaaccaaatatatttctCATAGTTTTTTAAGCATACCTTACAAATGGTGCGACCAGATGCCAGATGAACAGCTTCAATCCCTTCCTTTTCGTGAGCAACAACAACATTAGGAACCCACCATAGTTGAGTATAATTTGTGATTGTGGGAATATAAGGCAAAGGctacaaaagaaataaatatgattATAGACATTAGCAAAGACCAACATGTGTCAAAATAAGTTAACAATATTCCATTGTCAATGAGAAGATTGCAAGAGCAAACATCAATAGGGGTTGCAAAAACATTTAGCATCATAAATTATTCCAATCTTCCACATCAAAGGGAAGTATAATTATGATGGAGGGATGACAATTAAAAACCAATACAGGCACCCACTCTCACCCAATATGCACAAGTAAGGTTTTTTCAAGGGGGGTTGGTGAGGATTGGGTGTGGATGTGAAAATCCCACTCAAATCCATTGCCAGCATAGGGTGGGTGGGTTTTAAAGGCAGCACCCCATGTCCAAACCAACCACAGCATATTTGTTAATGTTTCTACGTACATTCAAGAGTCAGGTTATATATTTTCTGCTTCCAGAACAAAGattcaaggaaaaaaaagatgcaccactaaaagaataaaaataaaaaaaaaaaaaaaggctcacCTTCTTGATTTTTGAAGACTTCGCATATTTCACAGCATTCCCAATCGCATTTGAAATCCTTTTAGTAGTGTCCTTACCAGGAGGATGGTTTTCTTCAGGCTTGTGGAGAGGGTAACTGGTGGAGGTCTTGCCAGGCATTTTCTTCAACGTTTTTCTTTTATGCCGTTTGAAGTGTGATAACTTTAATAAAGTGTCTTCTCGACGATCCTGGATAAAAAAATTGCACTCATGGATTAGAAGTTAGAACAAAATAAAAACGCCaaacataaaaaagaaagaaattaagtgTCATACCCAGCGATGTGGCATTACTCCAAGAATGGATTCTCTGAATTCCCTACATTCAAACTGTGGTTCAAGAACCATTAAGTGACTTTCTGAGCGAAACTGCTAAATATATGACTGTTTACTTTTGACAACTTGGGAAAATATTGTAATCATACTCCATTCAAAAAACTATCAACTCAAGGCAATCAACCAACTCCTTACCAAGTCATTACTAATTTACTATTATTTTGGAGTTTGGACAGTCAAGCCACTACTGCTGTCATGCATTGGGCATGAGAGGTCAAGGTAGATGCAAGACTTTCAGTACACCTAAAGCATCCAATGGAACGCATacattgaagttttttttaataaagcaTAACCATTAAATGACCTTTTCACATCCTTCCTTAATATGCactaaatactttttatttaaagGTGCAAGACCAAGTGTCATCCAAGAAATTATGCTGTGTACAAAACATGATTCATCAATCTTATGACCAGTGGAAGTTCAATTAATCTAGTTTCCCTACCTCTCCAGGATGACGACTGTTCAAAGCATGAGCATCCAACTTATAGTTGTGCTGTGGAATTATAAGAGATTCTTCTGATGAACGTGCTTGAATATTCTAGAAAATGATAAAAAGCCAAATCAGCGTAGAGAAGCAAAAGCACATGACAGCACTATCCTTTATGATAAAATGCACTTAGAATCATCAAGTAAAAGACAGCCAGGTATAAAACACAGCTAAATTCATTCTTTCTTTTATAAAAATGGAGGATGGAATTTAAAGACAGATTTCAAAAATGTCAAGTAATTATGGAGATAGAAGGGCATCCACCGGAAGAAAAAGTTGTCTCAGGTAATTGCATAGATAAAATTTCCATAGGGATCATAAAAATACCAGAGTGTTTTTAACTCTTTCTACAATATTTGTACTAATCACCTATAAATAGAAGATAAAGAGGAGggggagagaaaaagaaaacgcatacaaagaattaacaagagccattttgtaattttcaagAGAAGAAAAGGTATAAAAGGTGCAGAAATTTTGACCTCTGACTTTCTGCTCCATCGAATTTCCCCGGTACGACCAGCAAATGCATAAAATGCAAAATGGCGCAAATCAACCATCCCAGAACTCTCTGAAGTCTAAAACAAGAGATATCATTATTAGAGCTACTAATATTGATTTGTACTTATTCCTACACTACTTGGACAAAGGTCTATTCAGTAGCTGCAGAAGGTGTCCCAGTCCGTGTAAATAATAAATGCAGGACAATATACAAGCTAGCGCAAAGCAATATAGACATAATACAAATTACTAACAGTGAAGAAAATAAATACTCACTTGATTCTCGGCAGCACTCCTCCGGTGCTGCTCTGCAGTTTTCTCTGCTATTTCAATTTCTTCAAAAGGATCCATATGGATCTGGAAACATGTACCAACTTATCCCTTAAGATATATTCAGTGCCAAGAAATGATATTGTGACAAAGTAGTTCGTAAAAACATAATAGAATGGTTACAAGAAAGGATAAACAATATCACAAGtcatttagtttatttttttttaaaaatgtcaatattaaaaaaaaaaaagaagaagatgagattaatagaaacaagaaaaaataaCTCACTAAAATGGCAAAAaaacattatgaaatttttatattactAAAGAATACAGACATAAAACACATACATGAGGTTGCATTTCCATTCTTCCACCAACAATCACCAACCCAGAATCTCCATGCCTTACAGTATAGTTACTAATTGAGATTCCAATTTCTCTATGATGAGCATTATGTGGAAAATCCTCCTGTAAAGAACAAGGAGAAAAGAAGAGATAACATTGTCCTGAAGTTATGGGCAGATAaatataacaacaataataataataattttctttacaGAACAAGTCAGTTGAAGTTGTCAAATATTTAAAgcagtaaaaatataaaaataaaaacaaaacacctGAAGGTTCGTCTCCCATAGCTTTTTGAGGTTGTGATCAAAACACATTACAGACCAACCGGAGGTAACAACAACCAGCACCTCTTTCCTAGGTTCTCTGGGGTTGTAATTCCTATCTATAACACCTGTGGCCATTGCCACAGGGCGTCTTCCTGTTGTGATGCGAACTTTATCAGGCAAAAGGGACACCTCTGCAAGCACACGTGCTTGGCTAAATCCTTCATCCACTCGCCTAGCATGTGGCTCCAAAACCTACAATCATAATCATAAGTATGATAAGAACAAAAACACAGCAAAATTTACAATACAAAGGGATCACACATTTTATAATATTCCTTACACAAGAATAGCTTCTCCAgctcaataaaaataatgttaaatcAAGGAAAGTAACAATATACCACAAAGCCAAACTTtgttcaggaaaaaaaaagtcagcATATCGTAGGAAGTGAAATGAAGATTGCTTTAGATTAATTACCTGGATTTTGGCATCGTGTGTAGCAACAAGGACCTCTTTTCTGCCATCACCATTGAGATCAGCGACAACTGGCGGAGGAAGACGCTCGGCCTCGTATTTGATCGGATATTCGTCGGAGAGATgaaaccacgcctccctgaatgAAAAATCACCTTCATGCTAAGGCCGCACGGAACCAAAAATAATGTCAGATTACATGAATTcccaaataattgattaataattaattatatagatGAAATCGAAACGAAATGAGACAAAGAGCGGAATTGGAGGTCGCTGCTAGCTAGGGTTTATGAGGTTTTCCGAGAGTAGGTAAGTACctgaagagagaagaagatggcGAAAGCAGAGAGCATAAGAATAGCTAGATCGCGCTTCCTCATCTTCAACTTCTTCGTTCACCCTACTGTTAACTCTTGACAATGTGAGCTTCGGTCGTCTACGGCTTCAGGAGAAACCCAGAAACTGATGGGAGATCCCGGGTTGTAACGCCTTAACCGCCCCGTGTCGTATACTCGTATATCGGCATATGCTGCtccattcttctttttttctttcaaaatgttcaatattaaaattatagttatgtttaaaaattaaattaaataatatatatattaaaaaaatataaaatttataattgtagaatttaaacatatataatagaTCATTTGtataactaataataatctTAAAAGTTTAATGGTGTAAGGTTAATTTTATcgatagaaaaaaaatacaaacataaATTAAAGGGAGTATCTTGCTAATTCTCTTAAATTAAAGGGAGTATCTTGCTAATTCTCTTTATCATACCAATTAAAGAATGTgttccatttcaactaaaaacttATGTGTtacatctcaactaaaagtctcttatatatatatatgttcaacacaTCCTCTCACGTGTTACTTTTGATAAGATCCAAACAACACgtaaaccatttttttttcatcagaTGGCGCGAAGATTCAAACACAGGTCCtttggaataaattttttgactAACCTTAACCAAAATCTTCCACATAAGACTATCATTATATCCGCAATACTCAcacttcaaaaaaataaaactatactGCCATATCATTCAATTTTCTATTCTGCAAATAACATTTCCAGAAGCAAGCCATTCCAAGGGGGGCTCATAATTCAGTTATAGCCATGAGGATTTTAATTCGTTAATTTACACTCCTCTAAGATGCAAACAAAAAACATGAAAGGCAGAATGCTGTCAAGCCAGCAAGCAAATCCATCACCGTATAACTACATCATATACATTCATCTGTTAAGTTAATAACTCAGTAATCCGAAAGTAGGTTCATCAAGCATTTTGCACTTCACTCATAGCTTTTAACTTCTTCCGGGTTTCCAGGCGTGAAGAAATAACAGCACATTTCTTTTTAGTTTCCTCCAGCTCTGTCTCCATTTCCATGATCTATTATATCCTCGCAACATAAGATGCACTTAGAAAGTATTCTTCGAGTAATAAAATCACAGATTGAAACTCAAAACCAAGGATGAGAGCCGCTGTGGCAAAAACATGCTTTATAGGGCAGGTTACTTaccattttcttcaattcattttcCTTCTGTATATACTCCTCACATCTGTAGAATTAAACTCTGTTATAGTGACCTCGTGTAAAAAATGATAGCTTAACAGTTCAGAAATAAAGCATAAGATGCAATATTTACTTCATAAAGAGCTGGATGTTCTCTTC
This portion of the Ipomoea triloba cultivar NCNSP0323 chromosome 5, ASM357664v1 genome encodes:
- the LOC116019907 gene encoding uncharacterized protein LOC116019907, whose amino-acid sequence is MRKRDLAILMLSAFAIFFSLQHEGDFSFREAWFHLSDEYPIKYEAERLPPPVVADLNGDGRKEVLVATHDAKIQVLEPHARRVDEGFSQARVLAEVSLLPDKVRITTGRRPVAMATGVIDRNYNPREPRKEVLVVVTSGWSVMCFDHNLKKLWETNLQEDFPHNAHHREIGISISNYTVRHGDSGLVIVGGRMEMQPHIHMDPFEEIEIAEKTAEQHRRSAAENQTSESSGMVDLRHFAFYAFAGRTGEIRWSRKSENIQARSSEESLIIPQHNYKLDAHALNSRHPGEFECREFRESILGVMPHRWDRREDTLLKLSHFKRHKRKTLKKMPGKTSTSYPLHKPEENHPPGKDTTKRISNAIGNAVKYAKSSKIKKPLPYIPTITNYTQLWWVPNVVVAHEKEGIEAVHLASGRTICKLHLQEGGLHADINGDGVLDHVQAVGGNGIEQTVVSGSMEVLRPCWAVATSGVPVREQLFNATICRHSPFNLFQHGEFTRGFGQQFDANSLEVASPILIPRNDGHHHRKGSHGDVIFLTNRGEVTSYSPGLHGHDAIWNWQLLTGATWSNLPSPSGMVEGGMVVPTLKAFSLRVHDNQELILAAGDQEAIIISPAGSILATIELPAPPTHALVTEDFSNDGLTDLIILTSNGVYGFVQTRQPGALFFSTLVGCLIVVMGVLFVSQHLNSIKGKPRASSGQF